A genomic window from Polaribacter gangjinensis includes:
- a CDS encoding tetratricopeptide repeat protein — MKKLFHFFFFISISIWSQSENEFIKKYSSYLKIIDQKIKNEKISVESNIQYFDSLLNSFQTKDYYLKNVIKLYKASQERRINPKKAQQNIDEVSLYIAQNPTFIQLELFKNSIEARIEFEINQNCEKSYKIYDETINKLAKYKQIFSGWNISLESKTGIINSLLCLQKDQEALEYLKQLEKEIDPKTQFKEYVYVLNVSGYIHTKFLNYVEGEKYFKKAVSLLENNKNYLNNYLAACNNLAHIYKSTNKTTESIQILEKALIKAKQINDINSILLIQNNLGFLYIEQQNYLKAEQFGLSILKIAKEKEFKIHKANANRLLGTAYYNLGDYKKSEKYLDEAIAFFRNFKNPELLRNTLDIKNKLFIKTEKFEAAAIINAEIIGMLDSVNLSKNVQNLQRELVAFETEKKNNEITILKQNEEIINFKMQQQQQQIQFLVLCLILILIFGGIIFWYQKKINKIKNFSLRSKLTRSQFNPHYINNAFTALQAELVNYNFNEHLIDFTSNISRFSRLLLESTFKDEWTLFEEKQMIENYLKTQQYRLQNGFQFHITSTLKLEEFHKIKIPSAITQAALENAIEHGGFKSDSNDGIINIHFTIINNQLLITINNNIIGEPIPFSKKLNNEPSRGLDITKQRINLHSKIYKSLASFNFIHLKNEVKVEFYLPIISI; from the coding sequence ATGAAAAAGCTTTTCCATTTTTTTTTCTTCATAAGTATCTCTATTTGGAGTCAATCTGAAAATGAGTTCATAAAAAAATATAGTTCTTATTTAAAAATTATAGATCAAAAAATTAAAAATGAAAAAATTAGTGTTGAGAGTAATATTCAATATTTTGATAGTTTACTTAATTCATTTCAAACCAAAGATTATTATTTAAAAAATGTAATAAAACTTTATAAAGCATCTCAAGAGCGAAGAATAAATCCTAAAAAAGCACAGCAAAATATTGATGAAGTTTCTCTCTATATTGCTCAAAATCCTACTTTTATTCAATTAGAATTATTTAAAAATAGTATTGAAGCTAGAATCGAATTTGAAATAAATCAAAATTGCGAAAAATCTTATAAAATTTATGATGAGACCATTAATAAACTAGCAAAATATAAACAAATTTTCAGTGGGTGGAATATTTCTTTAGAGTCAAAAACTGGTATTATAAACTCACTTCTATGTTTGCAAAAAGATCAAGAAGCATTAGAATATTTAAAACAACTTGAAAAAGAAATTGATCCAAAAACCCAATTTAAAGAATACGTTTATGTATTGAATGTTTCAGGTTATATTCATACAAAATTCTTAAACTATGTTGAAGGTGAAAAATATTTTAAAAAAGCTGTTTCATTACTAGAAAATAATAAAAACTACCTAAACAACTATTTAGCAGCCTGTAATAATTTAGCTCATATATATAAGTCTACTAATAAAACAACTGAAAGTATTCAAATTTTAGAAAAAGCTTTGATAAAAGCAAAGCAAATAAATGATATAAATTCCATTTTGCTCATTCAAAATAACTTGGGTTTTTTATACATCGAACAACAAAATTATTTAAAAGCTGAGCAATTTGGTTTATCAATTTTAAAAATTGCTAAAGAAAAAGAGTTTAAAATTCACAAAGCCAATGCTAACAGACTTTTAGGAACTGCATATTACAATTTGGGTGATTACAAAAAATCAGAAAAATATCTTGATGAAGCTATTGCATTTTTTAGGAATTTTAAAAATCCTGAATTACTAAGAAATACACTTGATATAAAAAACAAACTTTTCATAAAAACGGAAAAATTTGAAGCAGCAGCAATTATAAATGCTGAAATTATTGGAATGTTGGATAGTGTAAATCTCTCTAAAAATGTACAAAATTTACAGAGAGAATTAGTAGCATTTGAAACTGAGAAAAAAAATAACGAAATCACAATCTTAAAACAAAATGAAGAAATCATCAATTTTAAAATGCAACAGCAACAGCAACAAATTCAATTTTTAGTGTTGTGTTTAATTTTAATTTTGATTTTTGGTGGAATTATTTTTTGGTATCAAAAGAAAATAAATAAAATCAAAAATTTTTCATTAAGGTCTAAATTAACACGCTCGCAATTCAATCCTCATTATATCAATAATGCTTTTACAGCATTACAAGCAGAATTAGTAAATTATAATTTTAATGAACATTTAATTGATTTTACTTCGAATATTTCACGCTTTTCAAGATTGCTTTTAGAAAGTACTTTTAAAGATGAATGGACCTTGTTTGAAGAAAAACAAATGATAGAAAACTATCTCAAAACTCAGCAATATCGTCTTCAAAACGGATTTCAATTTCATATTACATCCACATTAAAATTGGAAGAATTTCATAAAATTAAAATTCCAAGCGCTATAACACAAGCTGCTTTAGAAAATGCTATTGAACATGGTGGTTTTAAAAGTGATTCAAATGATGGAATTATAAATATCCATTTCACAATTATAAATAATCAATTACTAATAACAATCAATAATAATATAATTGGCGAACCAATACCTTTCTCTAAAAAATTAAATAATGAGCCTTCAAGAGGTTTAGATATTACCAAACAACGCATTAATCTTCACAGTAAAATTTACAAAAGTTTGGCAAGTTTTAATTTTATACATTTAAAAAACGAAGTGAAAGTTGAATTTTATTTACCAATAATTAGCATATGA
- a CDS encoding LytR/AlgR family response regulator transcription factor has product MKVLILDDDKRICNLIKSLLENYFGKTFETIDVVSNSKDAINAIQRTTYQLFLFDIHLGKDTSFDVFNTIEKNKEKIIFITGHEKYALNAIKVEALDYILKPIQTQEFKTSIEKAINKIKQESKDNSVHEFSKKQENSLMLKAIENIKLIKLNEIVYLEASGAYTDVYLNDNIKITVTKHLKDFENKLEGTGFFRVHNSFIINTLKMKSISKKDGLTVEMNSQKTIVISSRRKDEFMNFIKQHLEI; this is encoded by the coding sequence ATGAAAGTACTAATATTAGATGATGATAAAAGAATTTGTAATTTGATAAAATCATTATTAGAAAATTATTTTGGGAAAACTTTTGAAACAATTGATGTTGTTTCTAACTCAAAAGATGCTATTAATGCAATTCAACGCACTACATATCAGTTATTTTTATTTGATATTCATTTAGGAAAAGATACAAGTTTTGATGTATTTAATACCATTGAAAAAAATAAAGAAAAAATTATTTTTATTACAGGACATGAAAAATATGCCCTAAATGCTATAAAAGTTGAAGCATTAGATTATATTTTAAAACCAATTCAAACACAAGAATTTAAAACTTCGATTGAAAAAGCGATCAACAAAATAAAACAAGAATCAAAAGATAATAGTGTACATGAGTTTTCGAAAAAACAAGAAAATTCTCTAATGTTAAAAGCAATTGAAAATATCAAACTTATTAAGTTAAATGAAATTGTTTATTTAGAGGCTTCTGGAGCTTATACTGATGTTTATCTTAATGATAATATCAAAATTACAGTAACAAAACACCTAAAAGATTTTGAAAATAAACTAGAAGGAACTGGTTTTTTTAGAGTGCATAATTCATTCATTATAAATACTTTAAAAATGAAAAGTATTTCTAAAAAAGACGGCTTAACTGTTGAGATGAATTCTCAAAAAACAATTGTAATTTCTAGTCGAAGGAAAGATGAATTTATGAATTT